In the genome of Porphyrobacter sp. ULC335, one region contains:
- a CDS encoding ferritin-like domain-containing protein, which produces MTISTLKDLYIDQLQDLYSANRQALKATRELKDAASSAQLRTALEAGADGIEQGMDHLKTLIENHNANPRGEHCRGMEGLVAEARAHGVEADFSDEDVRDASIIAQYQRMTHYGISGYGTVAAFARRLGLENDASVLAQCLEDTRGGDKKMTAIASGEVNPAAAEA; this is translated from the coding sequence ATGACCATCAGCACGCTGAAGGATCTCTATATCGACCAGCTTCAGGACCTCTACAGCGCCAACCGTCAGGCCCTGAAGGCGACCCGCGAGCTGAAGGACGCGGCGAGCTCTGCCCAGTTGCGCACCGCGCTTGAGGCCGGGGCAGATGGCATCGAACAGGGCATGGACCATCTCAAGACCCTGATCGAAAACCATAATGCCAACCCGCGCGGCGAGCATTGCCGCGGCATGGAAGGCCTTGTCGCCGAAGCCCGCGCGCATGGTGTGGAAGCGGATTTCTCGGACGAGGATGTGCGCGATGCATCGATCATCGCGCAGTACCAGCGGATGACGCATTACGGCATCTCGGGCTACGGGACGGTGGCCGCCTTTGCGCGCCGGCTTGGGCTGGAGAATGACGCCAGCGTGCTCGCGCAGTGCCTCGAGGACACCCGCGGCGGCGACAAGAAGATGACCGCTATCGCTTCGGGCGAGGTCAACCCGGCGGCTGCCGAAGCCTGA